The following is a genomic window from Strongyloides ratti genome assembly S_ratti_ED321, chromosome : 1.
taatttgtttaaaatatattttattgtactattatgtttttttatataaatatttgtagtattttataattgaaacagtcatatgtatataatttaattgtttaatagTTTTGTTGTTTAAATTGAAATATGAAAAAGTACTTTTTACCATGGtgaatttataatatttgtttttagaaaaaaaatataataacattCATTCAGTAaaacaacaatttttaaattgttttagaaaaaactttttttacatCAAATAAATTGTCAGGAATATATCTGTTAGTGatagaataaaaatgtaatatcaattataacaaaagaaagaatcctttattttaatgtgaATTAAAAAGCATggtactatttttttaaaatcattatatatacaCAATTATTCACTTCTTCTTATATAAAGtgaatagtaataaaaaaaagtttattttttaatttataccAAGTGGTTTATAAGTGACATTTtctaaagataaaaatataggtGACTATCTAATCCATTGTGATTTTtggtataaattttaaaatattttaaatctatatatttaatatgcTCAATGTTAATCAGAAAGATCGTATCTTAGCTGTCATTGGAGATACTGACACTGTTGTTGGATTTTTACTTGGAGGAATTggtgaattaaaaaaaacaaaagagGAGAATTACTTTATTGTTGAAAGAGACACCCCTTTAACAGCTATTGAAGAAGCATTTAATTCATTTGTTAATAGAGATGATATAGCTATAATTCTTATTAATCAGCATATTGCTGAACTTATTCGAAATGCCATTGataattatagaaaaagtATTCCAGCGATTTTAGAAATACCATCAAAAGGGATTCCATATGATCCAAATAAagtaaagttttttttttgttattattaatattaattttttttaggatAGTGTTCTTAATAGGGCACGTGGACTTTTTAATGCTGAAgactttatataaaaatatatttttaaacgttccattatttgataattttaataaaatattccaTAATGTTTTgttgaaaattaaaatattataaaaaaaaaattgaaaaaatactacaagtttttatttttttaaataatcattgAAAATAGTTCAAggtaaaaaatgattaaattacttatatttgatagtaaataaaacaaatattttgattagtgataaataagtattaatttttttatttttgacaacaattattaaataattattttacactttattacaaattggaagtatcaatttaaatatgcggaagtaaaataaataaatacattaattaaatattctaaatatttaaaaaaaataaattagtaaTACAGTTGTAACactatatattatttgtttcttcattttcttcttttacaGCATTACGAATGATTTGAGCTTTCAATGGTGTATAACTTTTGGATAATTTTTTGAC
Proteins encoded in this region:
- a CDS encoding V-type proton ATPase subunit F codes for the protein MLNVNQKDRILAVIGDTDTVVGFLLGGIGELKKTKEENYFIVERDTPLTAIEEAFNSFVNRDDIAIILINQHIAELIRNAIDNYRKSIPAILEIPSKGIPYDPNKDSVLNRARGLFNAEDFI